In Akkermansia muciniphila, one DNA window encodes the following:
- the ptsP gene encoding phosphoenolpyruvate--protein phosphotransferase encodes MIQEPISTEETWLQGIPVSPGIALGKIKIQISGSREPVAYDISPEEVDAELVRFHRALQTTADQIRTLRERMIQISGEKDASIFDAHILLLQDKVILQQVQTELVKRLQNVEHIFYVVMQNYMEVLRRVDDPYLRAKTADMEDVMQRVINNLRSTEPPEDEEEAEKDQVLVAYDLTPSDTAAMDASLIHGFATEMGSSVSHTAILARSMGIPAVVGLEQALLRVESHSPAILDGYKGVLILKPTKETEEYYHRLQVEKEKAYKALEALRGLPTITRDGRNIRLSVNVEFPHEYSGIKEVGAEGVGLFRTEFFLLGNPSGMPDEEEQTRYYRKLAEGCSPHGVIFRTLDSGGDKLPCEQLRAPEPNPFLGWRGIRVSLSRPELFKQQLRAILRACADTPGCGVMFPMVSGYTEVVTAKHILQECREELERKNIPYARDLKVGIMIEVPSAAIMTDVLAREVDFFSIGTNDLTQYTIAVDRVNNRVANMFRPTHPAVIRIMGMTITAGERENIPTAICGEMAGDITLLPLLIGLGATSMSVGVHLVPIIRYAIRNLDYSQCRDMAQKALQAPNSRAIVDLSTTLARKSYPALFE; translated from the coding sequence ATGATTCAGGAACCCATTTCAACGGAAGAAACCTGGCTTCAGGGCATTCCCGTTTCCCCCGGTATTGCCCTGGGCAAGATTAAAATTCAGATCAGCGGTTCCAGGGAACCTGTAGCGTACGATATTTCCCCGGAAGAGGTGGATGCCGAGCTGGTGCGCTTCCACCGGGCGTTGCAAACAACCGCGGACCAGATCAGGACGCTGCGGGAACGCATGATCCAGATATCCGGAGAGAAGGATGCCTCCATCTTCGACGCCCACATCCTTCTCCTTCAGGACAAGGTTATCCTCCAGCAGGTTCAGACGGAACTGGTCAAGCGCCTCCAGAACGTGGAGCACATCTTTTATGTGGTCATGCAGAACTACATGGAAGTTCTGCGCCGCGTGGACGATCCCTACCTGCGCGCCAAAACCGCGGACATGGAGGATGTCATGCAGCGGGTCATTAACAACCTCCGCAGCACGGAACCTCCTGAAGACGAGGAAGAAGCGGAAAAAGACCAGGTGCTGGTGGCTTATGACCTGACCCCTTCCGACACGGCCGCCATGGACGCCAGCCTGATTCACGGCTTTGCCACGGAAATGGGCTCCTCCGTCTCCCACACAGCCATTCTCGCCCGCTCCATGGGCATCCCCGCCGTCGTGGGGCTTGAGCAGGCCCTTCTGAGAGTGGAAAGCCACTCCCCCGCCATTCTGGACGGCTACAAGGGCGTGCTCATCCTGAAACCCACGAAGGAAACGGAGGAATACTACCACCGCCTCCAGGTGGAAAAGGAAAAGGCCTACAAGGCGCTGGAAGCGCTGCGCGGCCTGCCCACCATCACCCGGGACGGCCGCAACATCCGCCTGTCCGTCAACGTGGAGTTCCCCCATGAATACTCCGGCATCAAGGAGGTGGGAGCGGAAGGCGTAGGCCTGTTCCGCACGGAATTCTTTCTTCTGGGCAATCCATCCGGCATGCCGGATGAAGAAGAACAAACGCGCTACTACAGAAAACTGGCGGAAGGCTGTTCCCCCCACGGCGTCATCTTCCGCACCCTGGACTCCGGCGGCGACAAACTGCCGTGCGAACAGCTCCGCGCCCCGGAACCGAATCCCTTCCTTGGCTGGCGAGGCATCCGCGTCTCCCTCAGCCGACCGGAACTGTTCAAGCAGCAGCTCCGGGCCATCCTCCGCGCCTGCGCGGACACGCCCGGCTGCGGCGTTATGTTCCCCATGGTCTCCGGCTACACGGAAGTGGTCACGGCCAAGCACATCCTCCAGGAATGCCGGGAGGAACTGGAAAGGAAGAACATCCCCTATGCGCGGGATTTGAAAGTGGGCATCATGATTGAAGTGCCCAGCGCCGCCATTATGACGGACGTGCTGGCCCGCGAGGTGGACTTCTTTTCCATAGGCACGAATGACCTCACCCAGTACACTATTGCCGTGGACCGGGTCAACAACCGCGTCGCCAATATGTTCCGCCCCACGCATCCTGCCGTGATACGCATCATGGGCATGACGATCACCGCCGGAGAACGGGAAAACATTCCCACGGCCATCTGTGGGGAAATGGCGGGGGACATCACCCTGCTTCCCCTGCTGATCGGCTTGGGAGCCACCTCCATGTCCGTGGGCGTCCACCTTGTCCCCATCATCCGGTACGCCATCCGCAATCTGGACTACAGCCAGTGCCGGGACATGGCGCAGAAGGCGCTCCAGGCCCCCAACAGCAGGGCTATCGTGGACTTGAGCACGACTCTGGCCCGGAAATCCTATCCGGCCCTGTTTGAATAA
- a CDS encoding HPr family phosphocarrier protein: MVTKELTIINKLGIHARPAAQFVKLASKFDADIVVEKDGEEVDGKSILGLMMLAVGHGSKITIMAEGKDEQEALNALEDLISRKFEED; the protein is encoded by the coding sequence ATGGTCACCAAGGAGCTCACCATCATCAACAAACTCGGCATTCACGCGCGTCCGGCTGCTCAATTCGTCAAACTGGCCAGCAAATTTGATGCAGACATTGTCGTGGAGAAGGATGGCGAGGAAGTTGACGGCAAGAGTATTCTGGGTTTGATGATGCTGGCGGTAGGCCACGGCTCCAAGATCACCATCATGGCGGAAGGGAAGGACGAACAGGAAGCGTTGAACGCGCTGGAAGACCTGATTTCCCGCAAGTTTGAAGAAGATTAA